The proteins below come from a single Bombus pyrosoma isolate SC7728 linkage group LG10, ASM1482585v1, whole genome shotgun sequence genomic window:
- the LOC122571896 gene encoding CXXC motif containing zinc binding protein has protein sequence MVKIAFQIKATLENIEELQPSGTEFRWYLKFTCCNCGEVSEKWNYVSLSESIPSQRGNSVNHFASKCKLCSRENSMTILENSIKSFLANDQEKFQTIAIFDCRGLEPSDFSAREGWTAKAVNDGKVFTDVDLSEGEWADYCDKIKEPVGIYEIEHRFEKMK, from the coding sequence ATGGTAAAGATAGCATTTCAGATAAAAGCTACGTTAGAAAATATAGAGGAACTGCAACCATCGGGAACAGAATTTAGATGGTACCTCAAATTTACTTGCTGCAACTGTGGCGAAGTATcagaaaaatggaattatgTATCTTTGAGCGAGTCCATTCCAAGCCAAAGAGGGAACTCAGTGAATCACTTTGCGAGCAAATGCAAACTTTGTTCTCGCGAAAATTCCATGACCATCTTGGAGAACTCTATCAAATCGTTTCTCGCAAACGATCAGGAGAAATTCCAAACGATAGCGATATTCGATTGTCGAGGCCTCGAACCTAGTGATTTCTCAGCAAGAGAAGGATGGACTGCTAAAGCCGTAAACGATGGAAAAGTATTCACAGATGTAGATTTAAGCGAAGGAGAGTGGGCTGATTATTGCGACAAGATCAAAGAACCTGTTGGAATTTATGAGATAGAACAcagatttgaaaaaatgaaataa
- the LOC122571874 gene encoding nodal modulator 3 isoform X1 codes for MRRTTFLSAVCFYILTTYSNAEDILGCGGFLKSHADIDFAKVQIKLYTKSGSLKDSTECAPNNGYYFLPLYDKGEYVLKVDPPRGWSFEPTEILLVVDGTTDACSEGKDINFTFKGFGITGRVTSLGSDSGPKGVTVSLYKESNKQVPVGTTVTMEGGIFYFTPIQPGQYVLVASHPTWMLKVNTVKVTVREGNTELPDGSLVIYGYDVSGRVTSEEEAVSGVTFVLFGNGVARNCATTPISKDLESRKPLCHVASDKSGKFIFPSLSPGEYKLVPYYIGAQTKFDVQPPELTFKVNHSSVLLRQGFKVTGFTVNGIVRTAINGDPLPGAKVLLSQKQIAITNEQGKYVLDNIKAGQYILKVESEDLLFNDKSVKISPNSPELPVLIPAAYKVRGKVTLSAEGGLDHRKVSIQNTATTFTKEIGIDTITGEFSTYLTPDTYQLSVIVSAEERAKGLQFFPLQQTIYVSSRPVSNINFLQLKATLTGTVKCLPETDCSQASVTLKVLDGITIKTIQTKVSFDHAAGQYQFTDVLPGHYEVLIDNDVFCWANPSYRISVTSERSELPPFEQTGFSATFISSHDTTVEYSKTDELKKLTLALNKGSTKHCVSEPGMYTFTPKSCHVYEKSSHTWDTNTVSPILLHSTEHSHIGNILSRSALDGIKVKIENAAGEVIMLGPLKSTRHEDLYKYEFEFKAKTDNVYTITPLSNILLFSPTSLKVLGVNDCQDDIATFVGDLGKIIAGRINPALEGVTVKIFGNDKAVPIHTLDTQEDGTYSIGPLDGRVEYSVTAEKEGFVITGPDSNGVFAAHKLAEIIVQVSDQADNVSLQGVLLSLSGEQSYRKNSITGENGKLIFNSLSPGEYYLRPMMKEYRFDPPSKMIKVVEGATVKINLYGKKVAFSAYGSVTSLNGEPEAGLLVEVQGQGDCDNLQEEATTEENGSFRIRGLQPTCTYEFRLKPNAEVNAHIQRTSPISTSIQTSSDIRGLRLVAFHPIARTDVSVHVLSMQPEHYRTLKVKLCKEDTPDSPIHTSRLNTQQLSKVGSAYNAGFLVHLPPLQADGKKYFVQLESSLSHALHKYRTIPFYFEANSSFKYVKLTFNAERKVDHSDMNQTSVVALPFIMFITIAFFNREKLWLWLNALIERWPKPAPISRSPIQAVPVDPRADDIIVEQIMNINKRKTKPRKA; via the exons ATGAGACGAACAACTTTTCTTTCTGCagtttgtttttatattctaacCACGTATTCTAATGCGGAAGATATTTTAGGTTGTGGTGGATTTTTGAAAAGTCACGCCGATATCGATTTTGCTAAAGTACAAATAAAGTT ATATACAAAATCTGGTAGCCTCAAAGATTCTACAGAGTGTGCCCCTAACAATGGAtattatttccttcctttatACGATAAAGGGGAATACGTTTTGAAG gtGGATCCACCTAGGGGATGGAGTTTTGAACctacagaaattttattggtCGTAGATGGAACTACAGATGCTTGCAGTGAAggcaaagatattaattttaccttCAAAGGATTTGGTATCACAGGCAGG GTTACCAGTTTAGGATCGGATTCTGGTCCTAAAGGTGTTACAGTATCATTGTACAAAGAAAGCAACAAGCAAGTTCCTGTTGGTACAACGGTTACCATGGAAGgtggtatattttattttaccccCATACAACCTGGACAATATGTACTTGTTGCGTCCCATCCAAC ATGGATGTTGAAAGTAAATACCGTGAAAGTAACGGTACGAGAAGGCAACACAGAACTTCCTGATGGTAGTCTGGTAATTTATGGATACGATGTGAGCGGTCGAGTTACCAGCGAAGAAGAAGCAGTTAGCGGCGTAACATTTGTATTGTTTGGA AACGGTGTAGCTAGGAATTGCGCAACGACACCTATAAGTAAAGATCTCGAATCTAGAAAGCCACTTTGTCATGTTGCATCGGATAAAAGTGGTAAATTCATCTTTCCAAGTTTATCACCTGGCGAATATAAACTTGTTCCGTATTATATCGGTGCTCAAACTAAATTTGATGTTCAACCGCCTGAATTAACGTTCAAAGTGAATCACAGCAGCGTCCTATTACGTCAAGGATTTAAAGTTACCGGTTTCACGGTAAATGGTATCGTTCGTACCGCTATCAATGGAGATCCTTTACCAGGAGCGAAAGTTTTACTTTCTCAAAAGCAAATCGCTATAACGAATGAACAGGGAAAATATGTATTGGATAATATAAAAGCCGGTCAATATATTCTGAAAGTTGAAAGCG AGGATTTACTGTTCAATGACAAATCGGTCAAGATCTCTCCCAATTCTCCGGAACTTCCTGTTTTGATACCAGCAGCGTATAAAGTTCGTGGCAAAGTTACTTTATCGGCAGAGGGAGGTTTAGATCATCGAAAAGTTTCCATCCAGAATACGGCTACCACGTTTACCAAAGAAATTGGAATAGATACAATAACAGGTGAATTTTCCACCTATCTCACTCCTGATACGTATCAATTAAGCGTTATTGTAAGTGCGGAAGAGAGAGCTAAAGGTCTACA ATTTTTCCCACTGCAACAAACCATCTACGTGTCGTCCCGACCGGTGAGCAACATTaacttcttacaattaaaAGCTACGTTAACAGGAACGGTAAAGTGTTTACCAGAAACCGATTGCAGTCAGGCATCCGTAACGTTGAAGGTACTGGACGGTATCACGATAAAAACAATCCAAACAAAAG TTTCCTTTGATCATGCAGCTGGCCAATACCAATTTACGGACGTATTACCCGGCCATTACGAGGTGTTAATAGACAATGATGTTTTTTGTTGGGCGAATCCCAGCTATAGAATTTCTGTAACTTCAGAACGATCTGAATTACCGCCCTTCGAACAAACTGGATTTTCTGCTACTTTTATATCTTCTCACGACACCACGGTTGAATAttcgaaaacagatgaattgaaaaaattaacgtTAGCTCTGAACAAAGGAAGCACGAAGCATTGCGTATCAGAACCTGGAATGTATACATTTACGCCAAAGAGTTGCCACGTTTATGAGAAATCGTCTCACACATGGGATACGAACACTGTTTCGcctattttattacattcgaCGGAGCATAGTCATATAGGAAACATTTTAAGTCGATCCGCATTAGATggaattaaagtaaaaatcgAGAATGCAGCGGGTGAGGTTATAAT GCTTGGTCCATTGAAATCAACGCGTCACGaagatttgtataaatatgaattcgaATTCAAGGCAAAAACAGATAACGTTTATACAATAACACCGTTATCAAATATCCTTCTATTCAGTCCGACGTCACTGAAGGTATTAGGTGTGAACGATTGCCAAGACGATATTGCTACGTTTGTGGGCGACTTAGGGAAG ATAATTGCTGGTAGAATCAATCCAGCACTGGAAGGAGTTACcgtgaaaatatttggtaATGACAAAGCTGTACCTATACACACGCTGGACACACAAGAAGATGGAACGTACAGTATTGGCCCTTTGGATGGGAGAGTAGAGTACAG CGTTACTGCGGAGAAAGAAGGATTTGTGATCACTGGACCTGATTCCAACGGAGTATTTGCAGCTCACAAATTGGCCGAAATCATAGTACAGGTTTCCGATCAAGCTGACAATGTTTCTCTACAG GGTGTTCTGCTGTCATTGTCTGGTGAACAAAGTTATCGAAAGAACAGCATTACCGGCGAGAATGGGAAATTAATCTTCAATTCTTTGTCCCCTGGCGAATACTATTTGAGACCCATGATGAAGGAATACCGTTTTGATCCTCCATCGAAAATGATCAAAGTCGTTGAAGGTGCCACGGTAAAGATAAATCTATACGGGAAAAAGGTCGCGTTTAGCGCGTACGGTTCCGTGACATCGCTAAATGGTGAACCTGAAGCCGGGTTGCTAGTCGAAGTTCAGGGACAAGGAGACTGTGATAACCTTCAAGAAGAAGCGACCACAGAGGAGAACGGTAGCTTTCGAATCCGGGGGCTTCAGCCAACG TGTACCTACGAATTCCGTCTGAAACCGAATGCCGAAGTTAACGCGCACATTCAACGTACTAGTCCCATCTCAACGTCAATACAAACTTCGTCGGACATTCGAGGTCTTCGATTGGTTGCTTTTCACCCTATAGCGCGTACCGACGTCTCGGTACACGTGCTGTCTATGCAACCAGAACACTATCGTACATTGAAGGTAAAACTATGCAAGGAAGATACACCCGATTCTCCGATACACACGTCAAGATTAAATACTCAGCAGTTGAGTAAGGTCGGTAGCGCTTACAATGCTGGTTTCCTGGTCCATTTGCCTCCGTTGCAGGCAGACGGTAAAAAGTACTTTGTACAATTAGAATCTTCATTGTCTCATGCGTTACACAAGTATAGAACCATACCCTTTTATTTCGAGGCGAATTCATCGTTCAAGTATGTAAAATTAACATTCAACGCGGAACGTAAGGTCGATCATAGTGATATGAATCAAACGTCCGTAGTCGCGTTACCTTTTATCATGTTTATCACAATCGCGTTTTTCAATAGGGAAAAATTATGGTTGTGGCTGAACGCTTTAATCGAAAGGTGGCCAAAACCGGCGCCGATTTCGAGGAGCCCGATACAAGCTGTTCCTGTCGATCCGAGAGCGGACGATATCATAGTCGAacaaataatgaatattaacaAAAGGAAAACCAAACCACGCAAGGcgtaa
- the LOC122571874 gene encoding nodal modulator 3 isoform X2 — protein MRRTTFLSAVCFYILTTYSNAEDILGCGGFLKSHADIDFAKVQIKLYTKSGSLKDSTECAPNNGYYFLPLYDKGEYVLKVDPPRGWSFEPTEILLVVDGTTDACSEGKDINFTFKGFGITGRVTSLGSDSGPKGVTVSLYKESNKQVPVGTTVTMEGGIFYFTPIQPGQYVLVASHPTWMLKVNTVKVTVREGNTELPDGSLVIYGYDVSGRVTSEEEAVSGVTFVLFGNGVARNCATTPISKDLESRKPLCHVASDKSGKFIFPSLSPGEYKLVPYYIGAQTKFDVQPPELTFKVNHSSVLLRQGFKVTGFTVNGIVRTAINGDPLPGAKVLLSQKQIAITNEQGKYVLDNIKAGQYILKVESEDLLFNDKSVKISPNSPELPVLIPAAYKVRGKVTLSAEGGLDHRKVSIQNTATTFTKEIGIDTITGEFSTYLTPDTYQLSVIVSAEERAKGLQFFPLQQTIYVSSRPVSNINFLQLKATLTGTVKCLPETDCSQASVTLKVLDGITIKTIQTKAGQYQFTDVLPGHYEVLIDNDVFCWANPSYRISVTSERSELPPFEQTGFSATFISSHDTTVEYSKTDELKKLTLALNKGSTKHCVSEPGMYTFTPKSCHVYEKSSHTWDTNTVSPILLHSTEHSHIGNILSRSALDGIKVKIENAAGEVIMLGPLKSTRHEDLYKYEFEFKAKTDNVYTITPLSNILLFSPTSLKVLGVNDCQDDIATFVGDLGKIIAGRINPALEGVTVKIFGNDKAVPIHTLDTQEDGTYSIGPLDGRVEYSVTAEKEGFVITGPDSNGVFAAHKLAEIIVQVSDQADNVSLQGVLLSLSGEQSYRKNSITGENGKLIFNSLSPGEYYLRPMMKEYRFDPPSKMIKVVEGATVKINLYGKKVAFSAYGSVTSLNGEPEAGLLVEVQGQGDCDNLQEEATTEENGSFRIRGLQPTCTYEFRLKPNAEVNAHIQRTSPISTSIQTSSDIRGLRLVAFHPIARTDVSVHVLSMQPEHYRTLKVKLCKEDTPDSPIHTSRLNTQQLSKVGSAYNAGFLVHLPPLQADGKKYFVQLESSLSHALHKYRTIPFYFEANSSFKYVKLTFNAERKVDHSDMNQTSVVALPFIMFITIAFFNREKLWLWLNALIERWPKPAPISRSPIQAVPVDPRADDIIVEQIMNINKRKTKPRKA, from the exons ATGAGACGAACAACTTTTCTTTCTGCagtttgtttttatattctaacCACGTATTCTAATGCGGAAGATATTTTAGGTTGTGGTGGATTTTTGAAAAGTCACGCCGATATCGATTTTGCTAAAGTACAAATAAAGTT ATATACAAAATCTGGTAGCCTCAAAGATTCTACAGAGTGTGCCCCTAACAATGGAtattatttccttcctttatACGATAAAGGGGAATACGTTTTGAAG gtGGATCCACCTAGGGGATGGAGTTTTGAACctacagaaattttattggtCGTAGATGGAACTACAGATGCTTGCAGTGAAggcaaagatattaattttaccttCAAAGGATTTGGTATCACAGGCAGG GTTACCAGTTTAGGATCGGATTCTGGTCCTAAAGGTGTTACAGTATCATTGTACAAAGAAAGCAACAAGCAAGTTCCTGTTGGTACAACGGTTACCATGGAAGgtggtatattttattttaccccCATACAACCTGGACAATATGTACTTGTTGCGTCCCATCCAAC ATGGATGTTGAAAGTAAATACCGTGAAAGTAACGGTACGAGAAGGCAACACAGAACTTCCTGATGGTAGTCTGGTAATTTATGGATACGATGTGAGCGGTCGAGTTACCAGCGAAGAAGAAGCAGTTAGCGGCGTAACATTTGTATTGTTTGGA AACGGTGTAGCTAGGAATTGCGCAACGACACCTATAAGTAAAGATCTCGAATCTAGAAAGCCACTTTGTCATGTTGCATCGGATAAAAGTGGTAAATTCATCTTTCCAAGTTTATCACCTGGCGAATATAAACTTGTTCCGTATTATATCGGTGCTCAAACTAAATTTGATGTTCAACCGCCTGAATTAACGTTCAAAGTGAATCACAGCAGCGTCCTATTACGTCAAGGATTTAAAGTTACCGGTTTCACGGTAAATGGTATCGTTCGTACCGCTATCAATGGAGATCCTTTACCAGGAGCGAAAGTTTTACTTTCTCAAAAGCAAATCGCTATAACGAATGAACAGGGAAAATATGTATTGGATAATATAAAAGCCGGTCAATATATTCTGAAAGTTGAAAGCG AGGATTTACTGTTCAATGACAAATCGGTCAAGATCTCTCCCAATTCTCCGGAACTTCCTGTTTTGATACCAGCAGCGTATAAAGTTCGTGGCAAAGTTACTTTATCGGCAGAGGGAGGTTTAGATCATCGAAAAGTTTCCATCCAGAATACGGCTACCACGTTTACCAAAGAAATTGGAATAGATACAATAACAGGTGAATTTTCCACCTATCTCACTCCTGATACGTATCAATTAAGCGTTATTGTAAGTGCGGAAGAGAGAGCTAAAGGTCTACA ATTTTTCCCACTGCAACAAACCATCTACGTGTCGTCCCGACCGGTGAGCAACATTaacttcttacaattaaaAGCTACGTTAACAGGAACGGTAAAGTGTTTACCAGAAACCGATTGCAGTCAGGCATCCGTAACGTTGAAGGTACTGGACGGTATCACGATAAAAACAATCCAAACAAAAG CTGGCCAATACCAATTTACGGACGTATTACCCGGCCATTACGAGGTGTTAATAGACAATGATGTTTTTTGTTGGGCGAATCCCAGCTATAGAATTTCTGTAACTTCAGAACGATCTGAATTACCGCCCTTCGAACAAACTGGATTTTCTGCTACTTTTATATCTTCTCACGACACCACGGTTGAATAttcgaaaacagatgaattgaaaaaattaacgtTAGCTCTGAACAAAGGAAGCACGAAGCATTGCGTATCAGAACCTGGAATGTATACATTTACGCCAAAGAGTTGCCACGTTTATGAGAAATCGTCTCACACATGGGATACGAACACTGTTTCGcctattttattacattcgaCGGAGCATAGTCATATAGGAAACATTTTAAGTCGATCCGCATTAGATggaattaaagtaaaaatcgAGAATGCAGCGGGTGAGGTTATAAT GCTTGGTCCATTGAAATCAACGCGTCACGaagatttgtataaatatgaattcgaATTCAAGGCAAAAACAGATAACGTTTATACAATAACACCGTTATCAAATATCCTTCTATTCAGTCCGACGTCACTGAAGGTATTAGGTGTGAACGATTGCCAAGACGATATTGCTACGTTTGTGGGCGACTTAGGGAAG ATAATTGCTGGTAGAATCAATCCAGCACTGGAAGGAGTTACcgtgaaaatatttggtaATGACAAAGCTGTACCTATACACACGCTGGACACACAAGAAGATGGAACGTACAGTATTGGCCCTTTGGATGGGAGAGTAGAGTACAG CGTTACTGCGGAGAAAGAAGGATTTGTGATCACTGGACCTGATTCCAACGGAGTATTTGCAGCTCACAAATTGGCCGAAATCATAGTACAGGTTTCCGATCAAGCTGACAATGTTTCTCTACAG GGTGTTCTGCTGTCATTGTCTGGTGAACAAAGTTATCGAAAGAACAGCATTACCGGCGAGAATGGGAAATTAATCTTCAATTCTTTGTCCCCTGGCGAATACTATTTGAGACCCATGATGAAGGAATACCGTTTTGATCCTCCATCGAAAATGATCAAAGTCGTTGAAGGTGCCACGGTAAAGATAAATCTATACGGGAAAAAGGTCGCGTTTAGCGCGTACGGTTCCGTGACATCGCTAAATGGTGAACCTGAAGCCGGGTTGCTAGTCGAAGTTCAGGGACAAGGAGACTGTGATAACCTTCAAGAAGAAGCGACCACAGAGGAGAACGGTAGCTTTCGAATCCGGGGGCTTCAGCCAACG TGTACCTACGAATTCCGTCTGAAACCGAATGCCGAAGTTAACGCGCACATTCAACGTACTAGTCCCATCTCAACGTCAATACAAACTTCGTCGGACATTCGAGGTCTTCGATTGGTTGCTTTTCACCCTATAGCGCGTACCGACGTCTCGGTACACGTGCTGTCTATGCAACCAGAACACTATCGTACATTGAAGGTAAAACTATGCAAGGAAGATACACCCGATTCTCCGATACACACGTCAAGATTAAATACTCAGCAGTTGAGTAAGGTCGGTAGCGCTTACAATGCTGGTTTCCTGGTCCATTTGCCTCCGTTGCAGGCAGACGGTAAAAAGTACTTTGTACAATTAGAATCTTCATTGTCTCATGCGTTACACAAGTATAGAACCATACCCTTTTATTTCGAGGCGAATTCATCGTTCAAGTATGTAAAATTAACATTCAACGCGGAACGTAAGGTCGATCATAGTGATATGAATCAAACGTCCGTAGTCGCGTTACCTTTTATCATGTTTATCACAATCGCGTTTTTCAATAGGGAAAAATTATGGTTGTGGCTGAACGCTTTAATCGAAAGGTGGCCAAAACCGGCGCCGATTTCGAGGAGCCCGATACAAGCTGTTCCTGTCGATCCGAGAGCGGACGATATCATAGTCGAacaaataatgaatattaacaAAAGGAAAACCAAACCACGCAAGGcgtaa
- the LOC122571894 gene encoding general odorant-binding protein 83a-like isoform X1, with the protein MVRIRSTGIELTLVSSTFLTCAVEFVNFHRRQRITGEMRSAAVCMSLICLLTLQFIFVHGGAISSDPDDFRRMTSIHRKKCIAETKTTLEAIEGTEYGEFPEDENLKCYFKCVLEKFNMIDKNGKIRYNILKQVIPDVYKEIGNEMIDSCKDVGKYSIDCIDCEFICYESIISIIIFLDAEDKCEKSFMFMKCMYNVNPIAFIAP; encoded by the exons ATGGTACGAATTCGTAGCACCGGTATAGAGTTGACTCTGGTGTCTTCGACGTTCCTGACGTGCGCGGtcgaatttgtaaattttcatcgacGGCAACGAATTACTGGAGAAATGAGATCCGCAGCAGTTTGCATGTCTTTGATTTGTCTTCTAACGCTGCAATTCATTTTCGTCCACGGAGGTGCCATATCC TCGGATCCCGACGACTTCAGGAGAATGACATCCATACATAGAAAGAAGTGCATCGCCGAAACTAAGACGACGCTTG AGGCCATCGAAGGTACGGAATACGGAGAATTTCCTGAAGATGAGAATCTGAAATGTTACTTTAAATGCGTTCTAGAAAAGTTTAACATG ATAGACAAGAATGGTAAAATAAGATACAACATACTGAAACAAGTAATTCCAGATGTTTACAAAGAAATAGGTAATGAAATGATCGATAGTTGCAAGGACGTCGGTAAGTATTCCATCGATTGTATCGACTGCGAGTTTATCTGTTATGAAtctattatttcgataattatttttttagacGCAGAAGATAAATGCGAGAAATCTTTCATGTTTATGAAATGCATGTACAACGTCAATCCTATA GCGTTTATTGCTCCGTGA
- the LOC122571894 gene encoding general odorant-binding protein 83a-like isoform X2: MVRIRSTGIELTLVSSTFLTCAVEFVNFHRRQRITGEMRSAAVCMSLICLLTLQFIFVHGGAISSDPDDFRRMTSIHRKKCIAETKTTLEAIEGTEYGEFPEDENLKCYFKCVLEKFNMIDKNGKIRYNILKQVIPDVYKEIGNEMIDSCKDVDAEDKCEKSFMFMKCMYNVNPIAFIAP, translated from the exons ATGGTACGAATTCGTAGCACCGGTATAGAGTTGACTCTGGTGTCTTCGACGTTCCTGACGTGCGCGGtcgaatttgtaaattttcatcgacGGCAACGAATTACTGGAGAAATGAGATCCGCAGCAGTTTGCATGTCTTTGATTTGTCTTCTAACGCTGCAATTCATTTTCGTCCACGGAGGTGCCATATCC TCGGATCCCGACGACTTCAGGAGAATGACATCCATACATAGAAAGAAGTGCATCGCCGAAACTAAGACGACGCTTG AGGCCATCGAAGGTACGGAATACGGAGAATTTCCTGAAGATGAGAATCTGAAATGTTACTTTAAATGCGTTCTAGAAAAGTTTAACATG ATAGACAAGAATGGTAAAATAAGATACAACATACTGAAACAAGTAATTCCAGATGTTTACAAAGAAATAGGTAATGAAATGATCGATAGTTGCAAGGACGTCG acGCAGAAGATAAATGCGAGAAATCTTTCATGTTTATGAAATGCATGTACAACGTCAATCCTATA GCGTTTATTGCTCCGTGA
- the LOC122571897 gene encoding general odorant-binding protein 69a-like isoform X1 gives MQIMNYTVLLSLLIVCWIRLPVVRCGTRPSFVSDEMIATAASVVNACQTQTGVATVDIEAVRNGQWPETRQLKCYMYCLWEQFGLVDDKRELSLNGMLTFFQRIPAYRAEVQKAISECKGIGKYLAKGDNCEYAYRFNKCYAESSPRTYYLF, from the exons ATGCAAATCATGAATTACACGGTATTGTTGAGCTTGTTGATCGTCTGTTGGATTCGGTTGCCAGTAGTTCGTTGTGGG ACGCGACCGAGTTTCGTTTCGGACGAAATGATCGCAACAGCGGCTAGCGTGGTGAATGCTTGTCAAACACAAACAGGGGTGGCGACAG TGGATATAGAGGCAGTGAGGAATGGTCAGTGGCCCGAAACACGTCAATTGAAG TGTTACATGTACTGTTTGTGGGAACAATTCGGGCTAGTCGATGACAAGAGAGAACTCAGCTTGAACGGCATGCTCACGTTTTTCCAAAGAATACCAGCTTACAGGGCAGAGGTGCAGAAAGCGATCAGCGAGTGCAAGGGGATCGGTAAATATTTGG CCAAAGGTGACAATTGCGAGTACGCGTACAGGTTTAACAAATGTTACGCGGAATCATCTCCGCGG ACGTACTATCTCTTTTAA
- the LOC122571897 gene encoding general odorant-binding protein 69a-like isoform X2 → MQIMNYTVLLSLLIVCWIRLPVVRCGTRPSFVSDEMIATAASVVNACQTQTGVATVDIEAVRNGQWPETRQLKCYMYCLWEQFGLVDDKRELSLNGMLTFFQRIPAYRAEVQKAISECKGIAKGDNCEYAYRFNKCYAESSPRTYYLF, encoded by the exons ATGCAAATCATGAATTACACGGTATTGTTGAGCTTGTTGATCGTCTGTTGGATTCGGTTGCCAGTAGTTCGTTGTGGG ACGCGACCGAGTTTCGTTTCGGACGAAATGATCGCAACAGCGGCTAGCGTGGTGAATGCTTGTCAAACACAAACAGGGGTGGCGACAG TGGATATAGAGGCAGTGAGGAATGGTCAGTGGCCCGAAACACGTCAATTGAAG TGTTACATGTACTGTTTGTGGGAACAATTCGGGCTAGTCGATGACAAGAGAGAACTCAGCTTGAACGGCATGCTCACGTTTTTCCAAAGAATACCAGCTTACAGGGCAGAGGTGCAGAAAGCGATCAGCGAGTGCAAGGGGATCG CCAAAGGTGACAATTGCGAGTACGCGTACAGGTTTAACAAATGTTACGCGGAATCATCTCCGCGG ACGTACTATCTCTTTTAA